The genome window TTAGCTGAAAATTTTGGATTACATTTTACTGACAAAAAATTAGGCGGGTTAGATAAAATCTAATATCTTGCCGCTGTAAAATGAGGACAAAATTAATTACCCTAATTACTCTTTTATGTATGGCAGCTGTATTGCCATGCACCGCGCATGCCAGGAAATCAACCCGGCGGCACAAACTAAGCCACTATAAAACGGCGCATAAAGAATACGACAAACCATTTTACGAAACTTCTTTTACAACTGACAGTGTATCTGCCGACACGCTTTTAAATTTTGCTCAAAGTTTACTGGGAACCCGCTACCGCTCCGCCACATCTGACCCTGACCGCGGGTTTGACTGCTCGGGATTTGTAAGCTATGTATTTAAAAACTTCAACTTGAATGTTCCGCGCTCATCGGGCGAATTTATAAACGTTGGTGAAAAGGTAAGTTATGAAGACGCCCGCCCCGGCGATATCATTATATTCACCAGCCCTACCAACAGGCACCGGATAGGCCACGTTGGCATTGTATATAGCAACAATGGCGATGATTTTAAATTTATCCATTCCACTTCGGGTAAAGAGCATGGTGTTACTATTACTACTATGGATGATACCTACAAGCGCCGTTTTGTGCAGGTAGTGCGCGTGCTTAAACAAAATGATACCATGCTGGCAAGCAGGTAACTTAAAAAATAAGCTATCTTCTGTTATTTATTATTGTAATAAATACAATCATCACCTTAAAAATTCAGTATTAATCCAATGTTAACTTGCAGTTTTGCAGGGTTAACCGAATATTAATGAAAAGAATTGTTCTTATACTGGCAGCAATAATATGCGGACTAAATGTTTTTGCTCAAAATAGCACACCAAATAAAGGTAAAATTACAGGCAAGGTAACCGATGCAGCAACAAAGGCACCGGTTGATTATGCTACTGTGGGTATTTACAAACAGGGTAGCGCGTCGCCATTTAATGGTGCCAGTACCGACCCGAAAGGGAATTTTAAAATTGATAATATTGCGCCGGGCGAATATACGATTACAGTAGATTTTTTGGGTTACAAAAGGTTAACCCTCGAACACCTGGTGATAAGTGACGCCGCTACCAGCCTATCATTAGGCAACTTGCTGTTATCATCGGTGCAGAGCCAGCTTAAGGGGGTAGTTATAACAGCCAATGCGCCAACGGTTGAAAATAAAATCGACAAGCTGGTGTATAACCCAGCAAATGACCTTACCGCCCAGGGGGGCGTTGCGCTTGATGTGTTGAAAAAAGTCCCCATGATAACGGTTGATATTGACGGAAATGTTGAACTGATGGGCAACGCTAATATCAGGTTTTTGATAAACGGCAAACCATCGGGCATATTTGGCGCCAGCCTTTCAGATGCGCTGCAGTCTATTCCGGCCAGCCAGATAAAAAACATTGAGGTAATAACCAGTCCGGGTGCAAAGTATGACGCAGCCGGTACCGGCGG of Mucilaginibacter xinganensis contains these proteins:
- a CDS encoding C40 family peptidase — protein: MAAVLPCTAHARKSTRRHKLSHYKTAHKEYDKPFYETSFTTDSVSADTLLNFAQSLLGTRYRSATSDPDRGFDCSGFVSYVFKNFNLNVPRSSGEFINVGEKVSYEDARPGDIIIFTSPTNRHRIGHVGIVYSNNGDDFKFIHSTSGKEHGVTITTMDDTYKRRFVQVVRVLKQNDTMLASR